AATCTTAAAAGCAGCAGGTGGTTCTAAACTAGCGGTTGTTAAATTGGTTAAAGAATTGACTGGTCTTGGATTGAAAGATGCTAAAGACATCGTAGATAGCGCACCTAAAGCAGTAAAAGAAGGTGTTTCTAAAGACGAAGCTGAAGGAATTAAAAAATCTTTGGAAGAAGCAGGAGCGGAAGTTGAGCTTAAATAGTATCAGCAACCATAAAAATTTGGTTTAGGTCTTTCTTCGCTTCTGGCGGAGCTAGACCTAAGCCTTTTTATACAAGTAAGACCCACGTATATGATGAAGTATACGACCCCAATTTAGTATTCACGTTCAAAATACTGTCCATAGATGTTCACACAACAGACTGAGAGAATAAATTTTGCATCCGCTAAGAACACACCGGAGTATCCGGATTTCTTGGACATTCAGATAAAATCGTTTCAAGACTTTTTTCAGCTAGAAACAAAATCTGATGAAAGAGGCAATGAAGGTTTATACAATACCTTCATGGAAAACTTCCCTATTACGGACACCAGAAACCAGTTCGTACTTGAATTTTTAGATTACTTCATAGACCCGCCAAGATATTCTATCCAAGAATGTATAGAGCGTGGTCTTACTTATAGTGTTCCGTTAAAGGCACGATTAAAATTATACTGTACCGATCCTGAGCACGAAGATTTTGAAACTATCGTGCAAGATGTGTATTTGGGTACTATACCTTACATGACGCCAAGTGGTACATTTGTTATCAACGGGGCAGAAAGGGTTGTAGTGTCTCAGTTACACCGTTCTCCAGGTGTTTTCTTCGGTCAGTCATTTCATGCTAACGGCACCAAATTATATTCTGCCAGAGTAATACCGTTTAAAGGTTCGTGGATAGAATTTGCAACAGATATTAACGGTGTAATGTATGCATACATTGATCGTAAAAAGAAGTTGCCTGTAACTACTCTTTTTAGAGCTATTGGTTTTGAAAGAGATAAAGATATTCTTGAAATTTTTGACCTTTCTGAAGAGGTTAAAGTTTCAAACGCAGGTCTTAAAAAAGTATTAGGACGTAAATTGGCCGCTAGGGTTTTGAACACTTGGCATGAAGATTTTGTTGATGAAGATACTGGCGAGGTTGTTTCTATTGAAAGAAATGAAATAGTAATTGATCGTGATACTGTTTTAGAAAAAGATCATATTGCTGAAATATTGGATACTGATGTAAAGACAATTCTTCTTCATAAGGAGAGTAATGCACAATCAGATTATTCTATAATTCATAATACATTACAGAAGGATCCAACAAACTCTGAAAAAGAAGCTGTTGAGCATATCTATCGTCAATTACGTAACGCTGAGCCGCCCGATGAGGAGACTGCACGTGGTATTATTGATAAATTATTCTTTTCTGATCAACGTTACAACTTAGGTGAAGTTGGTCGTTATAGAATGAATAAAAAATTACAGTTGGATATTGGAATGGACAAGCAAGTCTTGACTAAAGAAGATATCATAACTATTATTAAATATTTGATCGAACTTATCAACTCTAAAGCAGAGATTGATGATATTGATCACCTTTCTAACCGTCGTGTTCGTACTGTTGGTGAACAATTGTCATCTCAGTTTGGTGTAGGTCTTGCTCGTATGGCAAGAACTATTCGTGAACGTATGAACGTTCGTGATAACGAAGTGTTTACTCCGATAGATTTGATTAACGCCAAGACTTTGTCTTCTGTGATTAATTCTTTCTTTGGTACGAATCAGTTGTCTCAGTTTATGGATCAAACCAATCCATTAGCAGAAATTACGCACAAACGTAGGTTATCTGCATTAGGACCAGGTGGTCTTTCAAGAGAGCGTGCTGGTTTTGAGGTTCGTGATGTACACTATACACACTACGGTAGACTTTGTCCGATTGAAACTCCTGAGGGTCCAAACATTGGTTTGATATCTTCATTGGCGGTATTTTCTAAAGTAAACCCAATGGGCTTCTTGGAAACTCCATATCGTAAGGTTGACAATGCCAAGGTGAATACGGAAGAATTCGTTTACCTAAGTGCAGAGGAAGAAGAAGGAATGAAAATTGCTCAGGCAAACATTCCATTGAAAGAAGATGGACAGATAGATACTGAGAAGGTTATTGCACGTGAAGAAGGTGATTTCCCAGTTGTAGATCCAAGTGAAATCAACTATACGGATGTTGCGCCAAACCAGATAGCGTCTATTTCAGCATCACTTATTCCTTTCTTGGAACATGATGATGCCAACCGTGCTTTGATGGGGTCTAACATGATGCGCCAAGCTGTGCCATTGTTAAGACCACAATCTCCTATTGTGGGTACCGGTCTTGAGCGTCAAGTTGCTTCAGATTCAAGAGTACTTATAAATGCAGAAGGTGATGGTACTGTTGAGTACGTAGATGCAAAGATGATTACGGTTAAGTATGATCGTACTGATGCTGAGCGTTTGGTTAGTTTTGAAGAAGATTCAAAATCATATAACTTGGTTAAGTTTAGAAAAACAAACCAAGGTACAAGCATTAACTTAAAACCAATTGTAAGAAGAGGTGATAAAGTTAAGAAAGGTCAGGTTCTTTGTGAAGGATATGCTACAGAAAAAGGGGAATTGGCATTAGGTCGTAACCTTACCGTGGCATTTATGCCATGGAAAGGGTATAACTTTGAGGATGCAATCGTTATTTCTGAAAAAGTAGTTCGTGAAGATATCTTTACGTCAATTCATGTAGATGAATACTCTTTAGAGGTTAGAGATACTAAATTAGGTGCTGAGGAATTAACTCATGATATTCCTAACGTTTCGGAAGAGGCTACTAAAGACTTGGATGAAAACGGTATGATTCGTATCGGTGCTGAAGTGAAGCCTGGTGATATCTTGATTGGTAAGATTACGCCAAAAGGTGAGTCTGATCCAACTCCTGAAGAAAAATTACTTAGAGCTATTTTTGGTGATAAAGCAGGTGATGTAAAAGATGCGTCTTTAAAAGCGTCTCCATCATTACGTGGTGTTGTTATCGATAAAAAATTATTTTCTCGTTCGGTAAAAGATAAGCGTAAGCGTTCTGAAGATAAAGAAGAGCTTAACAAGTTAGAGTTAGAATATGAAGTGAAGTTTCAAGAGTTGAAAGACATCTTGATTGAGAAACTTTTTAGTCTAATAAACGGTAAGACGTCTCAAGGTGTATTGAACGATTTAGGTGAAGAAGTATTACCAAAAGGTAAGAAATACACGCTTAAAATGTTAAACTCTGTTGATGACTTTGCTCACTTGGTAGGTGGTAGCTGGACAATGGATAAGGATACGAACGAATCTGTTGCAGATTTACTACACAACTATAAGATTAAGCTAAATGATCTTCAAGGAAACTTGAGAAGAGATAAGTTTACAATTTCTGTTGGTGATGAATTGCCAGCTGGTATTATGAAATTGGCTAAAGTTTATGTGGCTAAAAAGCGTAAGCTTAAAGTAGGTGATAAAATGGCGGGTCGTCACGGTAACAAAGGTATTGTTTCTCGTATCGTTCGTCAGGAAGATATGCCTTTCTTGGCAGATGGAACTCCAGTTGATATTGTATTGAATCCATTGGGTGTACCTTCTCGTATGAACATTGGTCAGATTTACGAAACCGTATTAGGTTGGGCCGGTCTTAAGTTAGGCAAGAAATATGCGACACCTATTTTTGATGGAGCTTCTTTGGAGCAAATTAACGAGTATACAGATGAAGCTGGTATTCCAAGATTTGGTCATACCTACCTTCATGATGGTGGAACAGGTAAGCGTTTTGATCAGCCGGCAACAGTTGGTGTAATCTATATGCTGAAACTTGGGCACATGGTAGATGATAAGATGCACGCACGTTCTATAGGACCGTACTCTCTTATTACACAGCAGCCATTAGGTGGTAAAGCACAGTTTGGTGGTCAGCGTTTTGGAGAGATGGAAGTTTGGGCTCTAGAGGCATATGGTGCTTCGGCAACTTTACGTGAAATATTAACCGTTAAGTCGGATGATGTTATTGGTAGAGCTAAGACCTATGAGTCAATAGTTAAGGGCGAGACCATGCCAGAACCCGGTTTACCGGAATCTTTCAACGTATTGATGCACGAACTTAAAGGTTTGGGCTTAGATATCCGTTTGGAAGAATAGAATCCGATTGTAGCGATTGAAGAACACACATTTTAATTAGTATCACCATTAGATTATGGCTAGAATAAAAGATAATAATCCAGTAAAAAGGTTTGATAAAATTTCTATCGGATTGGCCTCTCCAGAAGCAATTTTGGCGGAGTCAAGAGGGGAAGTTCTTAAGCCTGAAACTATTAACTATAGAACGCACAAGCCAGAGCGTGACGGTCTTTTTTGCGAGCGTATATTCGGTCCTGTAAAGGATTATGAATGTGCTTGTGGTAAGTATAAAAGAATTCGCTACCGTGGTATTGTTTGTGATCGTTGTGGTGTAGAGGTTACTGAAAAGAAAGTACGTAGAGATAGGGTAGGGCACATTAACTTGGTAGTTCCTGTAGCTCACATCTGGTACTTCCGTTCGTTGCCTAACAAAATAGGATACCTTTTAGGTTTGCCTTCCAAGAAATTGGATATGATTATTTACTACGAACGTTACGTAGTAATTCAACCAGGTATAGCTAAAGGTCCTGAGGGTGAAGAAATCAACAAAATGGATTTCTTGACCGAAGAGGAGTACTTAACTATTTTGGAATCTATTCCAATTGAAAATCAATATTTAGAAGATTCAGACCCTAATAAGTTTATAGCTAAAATGGGTGCTGAATGTCTTATAGACCTTTTAGCTCGTATAGACTTAAAAGAGCTTTCATACCAATTGCGTCACAAAGCAAATACAGAGACTTCTAAGCAAAGAAAAACAGAAGCGTTAAAAAGACTTCAAGTTGTTGAGGCGCTTCGTGAATCTCAAGAAAATAGAGAAAACAGACCTGAATGGATGATCATGAAGGTAATTCCGGTAATTCCGCCAGAATTACGTCCATTGGTACCGCTAGATGGTGGTCGTTTCGCTACTTCAGATTTAAATGATCTGTATAGAAGGGTGATTATCCGTAACAACCGTTTAAAAAGGTTGGTAGAGATAAAAGCTCCTGAGGTAATTCTTAGAAATGAGAAACGTATGCTTCAAGAAGCGGTAGATTCTCTTTTCGATAACACTAGAAAGGCTTCAGCTGTTAAAACTGAATCTAACAGACCTTTAAAATCACTTTCAGATTCATTAAAAGGTAAGCAAGGTCGTTTCCGTCAAAACTTACTTGGTAAGCGTGTTGATTATTCTGCACGTTCGGTAATTGTTGTTGGACCGGAATTGAACTTATACGAATGTGGTCTTCCAAAAGATATGGCTGCTGAATTATACAAGCCTTTCGTTATCAGAAAACTGATAGAAAGAGGTATTGTTAAGACAGTAAAGTCCGCTAAGAAGATTATAGACAAAAAAGAGCCTGTAGTTTGGGATATTTTAGAGAATGTATTGAAAGGTCACCCAGTTCTATTGAACCGTGCCCCAACGTTACACCGTTTAGGTATTCAAGCATTCCAACCGAAATTGATTGAAGGTAAAGCAATTCGTCTTCACCCGTTGGCGTGTACCGCCTTTAACGCGGATTTTGATGGAGATCAGATGGCTGTTCACTTACCATTAGGTCCTGAGGCTATTTTGGAAGCGCAATTATTGATGTTGGCTTCACAAAATATATTAAACCCTGCGAATGGTTCGCCTATTACGGTACCATCACAGGATATGGTTCTGGGTCTGTATTATATGACCAAAGAACGTAAGTCGACACCTGAAGTGCCTGTTAAAGGTGAAGGATTGACTTTTTACTCTGCCGAAGAGGTTGAGATAGCGTTCAATGAAGGACAGGTTGATTTGAATGCGGGTATTAAAGTACGCGCAAAAGACTTTAACGAAGAAGGTGATTTGGTAAACCAAATTATTCCTACTACCGTGGGTCGTGTATTGTTCAATAATAACGTACCTGTAGAAGCTGGTTATATTAACCAAGTTCTAAATAAGAAAGCTTTAAGAAATATCATTGGTGATATTTTAGCGGTTACTAGTATTCCGGCTACAGCTGATTTCCTAGATAGAATTAAGACTATGGGATATGATTTTGCCTTCAAAGGTGGATTATCCTTTAGCTTAGGTGATATTATTATCCCGCCAGAGAAGCATGAAATGATTGCTGATGCTAATGGTCAGGTAGATGGTATTATGAGCAACTATAACATGGGGCTTATTACCAATAATGAACGTTACAATCAGGTTATTGATGTTTGGACTTCTACGAATGCTGAATTGACAGAATTGGCAATGAAACGTATTCGTGAGGATCAGCAAGGATTCAACTCGGTATATATGATGCTTGATTCTGGTGCAAGGGGTTCTAAAGAACAGATTCGCCAGTTAACAGGTATGCGTGGTTTGATGGCTAAGCCTAAAAAATCTACTGCCGGTGGTGGTGAGATTATTGAAAACCCGATTTTATCGAACTTTAAAGAAGGTCTTTCTATCCTTGAGTATTTTATTTCTACTCACGGTGCTCGTAAAGGTCTTGCAGATACTGCCCTTAAAACGGCAGATGCAGGGTACTTAACACGTCGTTTGGTAGATGTTTCTCAGGATGTTATCATTAACATTACAGATTGTGAGACCTTAAGAGGTGTAGAAGTTTCTGCATTGAAAAAGAATGAAGAAGTTGTTGAGTCTCTAGGGGCACGTATATTGGGTAGAGTTTCTTTACATGATGTATTTGATCCGTTGACTGAAGAGCAATTACTTTCTGCAGGTCAGGAAATAATGGAGATTGATGCTAAACGAATTGAAGAATCTCCTGTAGAGAAGGTTGAAGTACGTTCAGCATTAACATGTGAAGCTCCTAAAGGAATTTGTGCTCAATGTTACGGTAGAAACCTTTCTACTAATAAAATGGTGCAAAGAGGTGAAGCTGTTGGTGTTGTTGCGGCACAATCAATAGGTGAACCAGGTACTCAGCTTACATTGCGTACTTTCCACGTGGGTGGTATTGCAGGTAACATTTCTGAAGATAATAAGTTGATCGCTAAATTTAGCGGTGTAGCGGAAATTGAAGATTTAAGAACTGTTGTAGCTATAGATAAAGAAGGTAAACCGGCAACAATCGTAATTTCTAGAACGTCTGAAATTAAGGTTATAGATAAGAAAACTGGTATAACATTAAGTACTAATAACATACCTTATGGTTCTCAGTTATTCATTGAAAATGGAGCAACAATAGCTAAAGAAGATGTTATTTGTTCTTGGGATCCATATAACGGTGTAATTGTTTCTGAATTTCCAGGAAAAATTGCTTACGAAAATATAGAGCAAGGTGTTACTTATCAAGTTGAAATTGATGAGCAGACCGGTTTCCAAGAGAAAGTGATTTCAGAATCTCGTAACAAAAAGTTGATACCAACTCTTTTGATTCAAGATAGTAAGGGTGAAACATTACGTTCATATAACCTTCCTGTTGGATCACACATCATGGTAGATGATGGTGAAAAGATTAAAGAGGGTAAAACACTTGTGAAAATTCCACGTAAATCTGCTAAGGCAGGAGATATTACAGGTGGTCTTCCAAGAGTAACTGAACTTTTTGAAGCTCGTAACCCTTCTAACCCAGCAGTTGTTTCTGAGATAGATGGTGTTGTTTCTTTTGGGAAAATCAAAAGAGGTAACCGTGAAATCATTATAGAATCTAAATTAGGTGAAATCAAGAAATACTTGGTGAAGCTTTCTAATCAGATTTTGGTTCAGGAAAATGATTATGTTCGTGCAGGTATGCCATTATCAGATGGTTCTATAACTCCTGAAGATATTCTTAAAATTAAAGGCCCATCTGCTGTTCAGCAATACTTAGTGAACGAAGTTCAAGAAGTATACCGTTTACAAGGTGTGAAGATTAATGATAAGCATTTTGAAGTAGTTGTAAGACAGATGATGCGTAAGGTTCGTATTCAGGATCCAGGAAATACTATCTTCTTAGAGAATCAATTGATTCATAAAGATGATTTCATTAGAGAAAATGATGAAATCTTCGGAAAGAAAGTTGTTGTAGAAGTAGGTGATTCTGAAAATCTTAAGGCAGGTCAGATTATTACTGCTCGTGAATTGAGAGATGAGAATTCTGTCCTAAAGCGTTCTGATAAGAATCTTGTGACGGCTGAAGATGCAGTTGCGGCTACGGCTACACCTATACTACAAGGTATTACACGTGCGTCTTTACAGACTAAATCGTTTATATCTGCGGCATCTTTCCAAGAGACTACTAAAGTATTGAACGAAGCTGCTGTAAGTGGTAAAGTAGATACATTAGAAGGCTTGAAGGAGAATGTTATTGTTGGACATAAAATACCGGCAGGAACAGGTATGAGAGACTATGGTAACATCATTGTAGGCTCTAAAGAAGAGTATGATGAAATTATGGCGCGTAAAGAAGCCTTGAAATTTTAAACTCAAATAATTCAAACCCTCAATAATTTTTATTGAGGGTTTATTTTTTTCTATATATGAGCGAAAAAGAACAAAAGCAGAACCAGATTAACATAGAGTTGGATGAAAAGACAGCGGAAGGTATTTATTCTAATTTAGCTATTATCAACCATTCTGTTTCAGAATTTGTAGTTGATTTTATTAGCATGATGCCAGGAGCGCCAAAGGCTAAGGTGAAGAGTAGAATAGTTCTTACGCCGCAGCATGCCAAAAAGTTTTTAAAGGCTTTGAACGATAATGTAAAGCGTTTTGAAGCTGCACATGGTACCATAAAGGACTATGAGCAACCACCAATACCTATGAATTTTGGCCCTACTGGAGAGGCTTAAAATAAAAAATGCCTTTTGCTTTTGCAAAAGGCATTTTTTATTTAACCTACTTTCTGGTTTTCAATTAAACTCAGAAACAAAATGAAGTTTTACACTTGGGTATTTTTGCTGGGTCATTTGTAATGAGAATTGCGAATCGGCAAGAAAGACTAATTGATTTCGCTTATCCTTTGCTAAAAACTTCTGCTTCACCCTTTTAAATTCTTTAAACTCATCGTTTTTAGGATCAGACGGTTCTACCCAACAGGCTTTAAATACAGGAAAGTTTTCATAAGTGCATTTGGCTCCGTACTCATGCTCTAGACGGTATTGAATAACTTCAAATTGAAGTGCTCCAACAGTTCCAATTACCTTTCTTCCATTCATCTCAAGGGTAAATAACTGGGCTACGCCTTCATCCATTAACTGGTCAATTCCTTTGTAAAGTTGCTTGGACTTCATGGGGTCAGCATTGTTAATGTATCTAAAATGCTCAGGAGAAAAGCTAGGTATGCCTTTGTAATGTAGTTCCTCACCTTCCGTAAGCGTATCTCCGATTTTAAAATTACCGGTATCATGAAGCCCTACAATATCTCCTGGGTATGATATGTCTACAATCTCTTTCTTCTCGGCAAAAAAAGCATTCGGACTAGAAAACTTTAACTTTTTGCCATTCCTAACATGTAGATAGGGTTTGTTTCGTTCAAACGTTCCGGAAACAATTTTTATGAATGCCAATCGATCACGATGCTTGGGGTCCATATTGGCATGAATTTTAAATACAAAACCGGACATTTCTTTTTCACCGGCATCTACAAGTCTTTCTTCAGCTTTTTTAGGACGTGGAGACGGGGCAATTTCAATAAAACAATCTAATAACTCACGAACGCCAAAATTGTTCAGGGCAGAACCAAAAAATACAGGTTGTTGTGTACCTGCTAAGTAGCTTTTCTTATCAAAGTCCGGATATACACCTCTTACCAATTCTAGATTGTCACGCAGTTCTTCAGCAGCACTGTTGCCAATAATTTGCTCTAACTCCGGACTCTCAATAGAATCAAAAGCAATCGTTTCTTCAATATTTTTTTTACTATCTCCACTAAAAAGGTTGATATTTTTCTCGTATATATTATAGATTCCTTTAAAATCGTATCCCATACCAATTGGAAAACTCAAAGGAGTAACGGCAAGGCCCAGTTTTTGCTCCAAATCATCAAGAAGGTCAAAAGCATCGCGTCCTTCCCTATCCAGCTTGTTTATAAAAACAATCATAGGTATGCTACGCATGCGGCATACTTCTACCAGTTTTACGGTTTGCTCTTCCACACCTTTGGCAACGTCAACCACTACAATAACGCTGTCTACTGCGGTGAGTGTTCTAAACGTATCTTCAGCAAAATCTTTGTGACCAGGAGTATCAAGAATATTTATTTTTTTATCCTTATATATAAACGCAAGTACCGAGGTAGCCACAGAAATACCTCTTTGGCGCTCTATTTCCATAAAGTCACTGGTCGCCGTTTTTTTTATTTTATTGTTTTTTACGGCTCCAGCTTCCTGAATAGCTCCGCCAAATAACAGAAGTTTCTCTGTTAATGTGGTCTTACCTGCATCTGGGTGTGATATTATTCCGAAGGTTCTACGCCGTTGAATCTCATCTTTAAAACTCATGAAGAAAATTTGTGCAAAAATACGTTAAATTATAGTTACTGCCTGATTTAAGTTTAGTAAAAACTGAGCTAATAACCTACTGGGTTTAGGGAAAAGGTTAGGGTTTTATATAAACCGATGAACTGCAGAAAATATCGATTTTATTAGTTTTTACTAAATTCTATGTCTAATTCTAGCAGTTTTAAAAAGACGTAAAAGGCATTGTTTTCAGCCCTTTACCGAATAAATATGTCTTTGGAGGATAATTCATAATTTATACTTTCAAAACAATTTGGTTAACGAAATATTAAATATATCTTGCACCTAGAATTGAAGTATCCCAACTTCTTACGATATACATTTTTACCTACACGCCATGGTGATTAGTTTAATGAAAGCTAAACATTTATGGAAAAAATTACTCTACTTAATTTTAAGAACGTTGCGATTAAAACCGTGACTTATACTTTTGCCTTAGCCGTTTTTGGTTTAGGTTCTTCATTGTATGCTAATGAAAGTAGCATAGATATGCTTAGTGACAAAGATGATGTGAAAGTTGAAAATGTCAGCGAAGCAGAAGCTAATATGCCCAATACTGATGACTGTATGGAATTAGCTACTATTGAAATTTTCGGTGATGATTTTGGTTTTGCTGATGGAGTTACCGATGGTAG
This genomic interval from Zobellia roscoffensis contains the following:
- the rplL gene encoding 50S ribosomal protein L7/L12, which encodes MADLKDFAEQLVNLTVKEVNELADILKDEYGIEPAAAAVAVAAGGGGEAGEAAEEKSEFDVILKAAGGSKLAVVKLVKELTGLGLKDAKDIVDSAPKAVKEGVSKDEAEGIKKSLEEAGAEVELK
- a CDS encoding peptide chain release factor 3 encodes the protein MSFKDEIQRRRTFGIISHPDAGKTTLTEKLLLFGGAIQEAGAVKNNKIKKTATSDFMEIERQRGISVATSVLAFIYKDKKINILDTPGHKDFAEDTFRTLTAVDSVIVVVDVAKGVEEQTVKLVEVCRMRSIPMIVFINKLDREGRDAFDLLDDLEQKLGLAVTPLSFPIGMGYDFKGIYNIYEKNINLFSGDSKKNIEETIAFDSIESPELEQIIGNSAAEELRDNLELVRGVYPDFDKKSYLAGTQQPVFFGSALNNFGVRELLDCFIEIAPSPRPKKAEERLVDAGEKEMSGFVFKIHANMDPKHRDRLAFIKIVSGTFERNKPYLHVRNGKKLKFSSPNAFFAEKKEIVDISYPGDIVGLHDTGNFKIGDTLTEGEELHYKGIPSFSPEHFRYINNADPMKSKQLYKGIDQLMDEGVAQLFTLEMNGRKVIGTVGALQFEVIQYRLEHEYGAKCTYENFPVFKACWVEPSDPKNDEFKEFKRVKQKFLAKDKRNQLVFLADSQFSLQMTQQKYPSVKLHFVSEFN
- the rpoC gene encoding DNA-directed RNA polymerase subunit beta', whose product is MARIKDNNPVKRFDKISIGLASPEAILAESRGEVLKPETINYRTHKPERDGLFCERIFGPVKDYECACGKYKRIRYRGIVCDRCGVEVTEKKVRRDRVGHINLVVPVAHIWYFRSLPNKIGYLLGLPSKKLDMIIYYERYVVIQPGIAKGPEGEEINKMDFLTEEEYLTILESIPIENQYLEDSDPNKFIAKMGAECLIDLLARIDLKELSYQLRHKANTETSKQRKTEALKRLQVVEALRESQENRENRPEWMIMKVIPVIPPELRPLVPLDGGRFATSDLNDLYRRVIIRNNRLKRLVEIKAPEVILRNEKRMLQEAVDSLFDNTRKASAVKTESNRPLKSLSDSLKGKQGRFRQNLLGKRVDYSARSVIVVGPELNLYECGLPKDMAAELYKPFVIRKLIERGIVKTVKSAKKIIDKKEPVVWDILENVLKGHPVLLNRAPTLHRLGIQAFQPKLIEGKAIRLHPLACTAFNADFDGDQMAVHLPLGPEAILEAQLLMLASQNILNPANGSPITVPSQDMVLGLYYMTKERKSTPEVPVKGEGLTFYSAEEVEIAFNEGQVDLNAGIKVRAKDFNEEGDLVNQIIPTTVGRVLFNNNVPVEAGYINQVLNKKALRNIIGDILAVTSIPATADFLDRIKTMGYDFAFKGGLSFSLGDIIIPPEKHEMIADANGQVDGIMSNYNMGLITNNERYNQVIDVWTSTNAELTELAMKRIREDQQGFNSVYMMLDSGARGSKEQIRQLTGMRGLMAKPKKSTAGGGEIIENPILSNFKEGLSILEYFISTHGARKGLADTALKTADAGYLTRRLVDVSQDVIINITDCETLRGVEVSALKKNEEVVESLGARILGRVSLHDVFDPLTEEQLLSAGQEIMEIDAKRIEESPVEKVEVRSALTCEAPKGICAQCYGRNLSTNKMVQRGEAVGVVAAQSIGEPGTQLTLRTFHVGGIAGNISEDNKLIAKFSGVAEIEDLRTVVAIDKEGKPATIVISRTSEIKVIDKKTGITLSTNNIPYGSQLFIENGATIAKEDVICSWDPYNGVIVSEFPGKIAYENIEQGVTYQVEIDEQTGFQEKVISESRNKKLIPTLLIQDSKGETLRSYNLPVGSHIMVDDGEKIKEGKTLVKIPRKSAKAGDITGGLPRVTELFEARNPSNPAVVSEIDGVVSFGKIKRGNREIIIESKLGEIKKYLVKLSNQILVQENDYVRAGMPLSDGSITPEDILKIKGPSAVQQYLVNEVQEVYRLQGVKINDKHFEVVVRQMMRKVRIQDPGNTIFLENQLIHKDDFIRENDEIFGKKVVVEVGDSENLKAGQIITARELRDENSVLKRSDKNLVTAEDAVAATATPILQGITRASLQTKSFISAASFQETTKVLNEAAVSGKVDTLEGLKENVIVGHKIPAGTGMRDYGNIIVGSKEEYDEIMARKEALKF
- the rpoB gene encoding DNA-directed RNA polymerase subunit beta: MFTQQTERINFASAKNTPEYPDFLDIQIKSFQDFFQLETKSDERGNEGLYNTFMENFPITDTRNQFVLEFLDYFIDPPRYSIQECIERGLTYSVPLKARLKLYCTDPEHEDFETIVQDVYLGTIPYMTPSGTFVINGAERVVVSQLHRSPGVFFGQSFHANGTKLYSARVIPFKGSWIEFATDINGVMYAYIDRKKKLPVTTLFRAIGFERDKDILEIFDLSEEVKVSNAGLKKVLGRKLAARVLNTWHEDFVDEDTGEVVSIERNEIVIDRDTVLEKDHIAEILDTDVKTILLHKESNAQSDYSIIHNTLQKDPTNSEKEAVEHIYRQLRNAEPPDEETARGIIDKLFFSDQRYNLGEVGRYRMNKKLQLDIGMDKQVLTKEDIITIIKYLIELINSKAEIDDIDHLSNRRVRTVGEQLSSQFGVGLARMARTIRERMNVRDNEVFTPIDLINAKTLSSVINSFFGTNQLSQFMDQTNPLAEITHKRRLSALGPGGLSRERAGFEVRDVHYTHYGRLCPIETPEGPNIGLISSLAVFSKVNPMGFLETPYRKVDNAKVNTEEFVYLSAEEEEGMKIAQANIPLKEDGQIDTEKVIAREEGDFPVVDPSEINYTDVAPNQIASISASLIPFLEHDDANRALMGSNMMRQAVPLLRPQSPIVGTGLERQVASDSRVLINAEGDGTVEYVDAKMITVKYDRTDAERLVSFEEDSKSYNLVKFRKTNQGTSINLKPIVRRGDKVKKGQVLCEGYATEKGELALGRNLTVAFMPWKGYNFEDAIVISEKVVREDIFTSIHVDEYSLEVRDTKLGAEELTHDIPNVSEEATKDLDENGMIRIGAEVKPGDILIGKITPKGESDPTPEEKLLRAIFGDKAGDVKDASLKASPSLRGVVIDKKLFSRSVKDKRKRSEDKEELNKLELEYEVKFQELKDILIEKLFSLINGKTSQGVLNDLGEEVLPKGKKYTLKMLNSVDDFAHLVGGSWTMDKDTNESVADLLHNYKIKLNDLQGNLRRDKFTISVGDELPAGIMKLAKVYVAKKRKLKVGDKMAGRHGNKGIVSRIVRQEDMPFLADGTPVDIVLNPLGVPSRMNIGQIYETVLGWAGLKLGKKYATPIFDGASLEQINEYTDEAGIPRFGHTYLHDGGTGKRFDQPATVGVIYMLKLGHMVDDKMHARSIGPYSLITQQPLGGKAQFGGQRFGEMEVWALEAYGASATLREILTVKSDDVIGRAKTYESIVKGETMPEPGLPESFNVLMHELKGLGLDIRLEE
- a CDS encoding DUF3467 domain-containing protein → MSEKEQKQNQINIELDEKTAEGIYSNLAIINHSVSEFVVDFISMMPGAPKAKVKSRIVLTPQHAKKFLKALNDNVKRFEAAHGTIKDYEQPPIPMNFGPTGEA